Proteins from a single region of Polycladomyces zharkentensis:
- the icd gene encoding NADP-dependent isocitrate dehydrogenase, whose protein sequence is MALWEKPTTGEKIVVDNGKLHVPDHPIIPFIEGDGTGPDIWAAARRVLDAAVEKAYGGTKKIAWYEVYAGEKAYNRFGQWLPEETLQAVREYYVAIKGPLTTPVGGGIRSLNVALRQELDLYVCLRPVRYFDGVPSPVKHPELVDMVIFRENSEDIYAGIEWPAGSEEVKKVIRFLQEEMGVKKIRFPETAGIGVKPVSREGTERLVRAAINYALKHGRKSVTLVHKGNIMKFTEGAFKNWGYELAEREFADQTFTWAQYDRIKAEKGVEAANQAQKEAEEAGKVIVKDSIADAFLQQILTRPAEYDVIATLNLNGDYISDALAAQVGGIGIAPGANINYDTGHAIFEATHGTAPKYAGLDKVNPGSVILSGVLMLEHLGWQEAADRIYAAMSKTISQKTVTYDFARLMEGATEVKCSEFADRLIDNL, encoded by the coding sequence ATGGCACTCTGGGAGAAACCGACCACCGGTGAAAAAATCGTTGTCGACAACGGAAAATTGCATGTTCCGGATCATCCGATCATCCCGTTTATCGAGGGTGACGGGACAGGCCCGGACATTTGGGCGGCTGCCCGTCGCGTCTTGGATGCCGCCGTGGAAAAAGCTTACGGAGGCACCAAAAAGATCGCATGGTACGAAGTGTATGCCGGGGAGAAAGCATACAACCGTTTCGGCCAATGGTTGCCGGAAGAGACACTTCAAGCGGTACGCGAATACTACGTTGCGATCAAGGGGCCGCTTACCACACCGGTCGGTGGTGGGATTCGCTCGTTGAACGTGGCGCTCAGACAGGAATTGGATCTTTACGTGTGCTTGCGCCCGGTGCGTTACTTTGATGGCGTGCCGTCACCGGTCAAGCATCCCGAGCTGGTGGATATGGTCATTTTCCGGGAGAACTCGGAAGACATCTATGCCGGGATCGAGTGGCCGGCCGGGTCTGAAGAAGTGAAAAAAGTGATCCGTTTCCTGCAAGAGGAGATGGGTGTGAAAAAAATCCGTTTCCCGGAAACGGCCGGAATCGGTGTCAAACCGGTGTCACGGGAGGGAACGGAACGATTGGTGCGGGCGGCCATCAACTATGCGCTCAAGCACGGACGCAAAAGCGTCACCCTGGTACACAAGGGGAACATCATGAAATTTACGGAAGGTGCCTTTAAAAACTGGGGATACGAGTTGGCGGAACGTGAATTTGCCGATCAAACCTTTACTTGGGCGCAATATGACCGCATCAAGGCGGAAAAAGGCGTGGAAGCGGCCAACCAAGCGCAAAAAGAGGCCGAGGAAGCGGGCAAAGTGATCGTGAAGGACTCGATCGCGGACGCCTTCCTGCAACAAATCCTGACGCGTCCGGCAGAGTACGATGTGATCGCCACACTGAACCTCAACGGAGATTATATTTCCGACGCCTTGGCGGCGCAGGTGGGCGGCATCGGGATCGCGCCGGGAGCCAATATCAACTACGACACGGGGCATGCGATTTTTGAAGCCACGCACGGAACCGCGCCGAAATACGCGGGTCTGGACAAAGTCAACCCGGGATCGGTCATTCTCTCCGGCGTGCTGATGTTGGAGCATCTCGGTTGGCAGGAAGCGGCAGATCGGATTTACGCCGCGATGAGCAAAACGATCAGCCAAAAAACGGTGACCTATGACTTTGCACGCCTGATGGAAGGCGCCACCGAAGTGAAATGCTCCGAATTTGCCGATCGTCTGATCGACAATCTGTGA
- the mdh gene encoding malate dehydrogenase has translation MAIRRRKISVIGAGFTGATTALMLAQKELGDIVLVDIPEAEGPTKGKALDMLEAGPVQGFDANIVGTSDYAETADSDLVIITAGVARKPGMSRDDLVNINAKVMRSVTEQVVKYSPDSILLVLTNPVDAMTYEVYRTSGFPKHRVIGQSGVLDTARFRTFVAQELGVSVEDVSGFVLGGHGDDMVPLVRYSYAGGIPLEKLLPKERLDAIVERTRKGGGEIVNLLGTGSAYYAPAASLVQMAEAILKDKKRILPAIAYLEGEYGYHDMYLGVPTIIGGNGLEKVIELDLTEEEKQALDKSAESVRKVMKVLG, from the coding sequence ATGGCCATCCGGAGAAGAAAAATTTCCGTCATCGGTGCGGGATTCACAGGTGCCACCACCGCACTCATGCTGGCGCAAAAAGAATTGGGCGATATCGTGTTGGTGGATATCCCCGAAGCGGAAGGACCGACCAAAGGAAAAGCGCTGGACATGTTGGAAGCCGGTCCGGTGCAGGGCTTTGACGCCAATATTGTCGGAACGAGCGATTACGCCGAAACGGCTGACTCCGACTTGGTGATCATCACCGCCGGTGTGGCGCGCAAACCGGGCATGAGCCGGGATGATCTCGTCAACATCAACGCAAAAGTGATGCGCTCCGTCACCGAGCAGGTGGTCAAATACTCGCCCGACAGCATTTTGCTGGTATTGACCAACCCGGTGGACGCCATGACCTACGAGGTGTACCGGACGTCCGGATTCCCGAAGCACCGCGTCATCGGGCAATCCGGCGTATTGGACACTGCGCGCTTCCGCACTTTCGTTGCACAAGAGCTGGGCGTCTCCGTTGAAGATGTGAGCGGATTTGTGTTGGGCGGTCACGGTGACGACATGGTACCGCTGGTCCGCTACTCCTATGCAGGCGGCATTCCGCTGGAAAAACTCCTGCCGAAAGAGCGTCTGGATGCCATCGTCGAGCGCACCCGCAAAGGCGGCGGTGAAATTGTCAACCTGCTGGGTACAGGCAGTGCCTACTATGCCCCCGCCGCATCGCTGGTGCAAATGGCTGAAGCGATTTTGAAAGACAAAAAGCGCATCCTGCCGGCCATCGCCTATCTGGAAGGCGAATACGGATACCATGACATGTACCTCGGCGTACCGACGATCATCGGTGGCAACGGACTGGAAAAAGTGATCGAACTGGATTTGACCGAGGAAGAGAAACAAGCGTTGGACAAATCGGCGGAATCGGTTCGCAAAGTGATGAAAGTATTGGGATGA
- a CDS encoding 3-hydroxybutyrate dehydrogenase: MNQRRVVVVTGAARGIGYSIAEAFANNGDHVVIGDLNGEAASDAARRIADQTSGSAEGHMLDVTRETSVRSLVEQIVETHGRIDVVINNAGLQHIDRVEDFPLEKWKQLIDVMLTGPFLLTKYTVPVMKRQRFGRIINISSVHGRTASPFKSAYVSAKHGVVGLTRTVALEVAEFGITVNAVMPGAVDTPLVQNQLQHLAETEQISREEALHKHLLHKQAIKRFVKPEEVAACALYLASDAAAVVTGECLGVSGGW, translated from the coding sequence GTGAACCAACGACGTGTCGTGGTGGTGACGGGTGCGGCCAGAGGCATTGGCTACAGTATCGCGGAGGCGTTTGCAAACAATGGTGATCATGTGGTGATTGGTGATTTAAACGGGGAAGCCGCCTCGGACGCGGCTCGGCGCATCGCGGATCAAACAAGTGGGTCGGCGGAGGGACATATGCTGGATGTAACCCGGGAGACATCGGTTCGCTCACTGGTGGAACAAATCGTGGAGACGCACGGAAGGATCGACGTCGTCATCAACAATGCCGGCTTGCAACATATCGACCGTGTGGAAGATTTTCCGTTGGAAAAATGGAAACAACTGATCGATGTCATGTTGACCGGGCCTTTTTTGCTGACCAAATATACGGTGCCTGTGATGAAACGGCAACGGTTCGGCCGCATCATCAACATTTCCTCTGTTCACGGACGTACCGCTTCCCCGTTTAAATCCGCTTATGTGTCCGCCAAACACGGTGTAGTGGGATTGACGCGGACCGTTGCGCTGGAAGTGGCCGAATTCGGGATTACCGTCAATGCCGTCATGCCGGGTGCGGTGGATACGCCGTTGGTGCAAAACCAACTGCAACATCTGGCGGAAACGGAACAGATCAGCCGGGAGGAAGCCCTGCACAAGCATTTGTTGCACAAACAGGCGATCAAACGGTTCGTCAAGCCGGAAGAGGTGGCCGCTTGCGCCTTGTATCTGGCCTCGGATGCGGCCGCTGTCGTTACGGGAGAATGCTTGGGCGTCTCCGGCGGATGGTGA
- a CDS encoding extracellular catalytic domain type 1 short-chain-length polyhydroxyalkanoate depolymerase, which yields MRKKITRWWCIAVVTLSVWVLGTMMMAPSTHAAGQFLRYTADDGRIYKLYVPSGYTGSAPFPLVVMLHGCTQDPDGFAAGTEMNSYAEQYHFLVAYPEQPASANSNKCWNWFDSRHQFRGTGEPASIAGIVNKVKRDYAVDDRRIYVAGLSAGAAMSVILGAAYPDVFAAIGVHSGLEYQAATDTNAAWMAMLYGGPDPVQQGTKAYQAMGGLARVVPTIVVHGTADYTVYSINGHQVLSQWAQTNDWAMDGLDNNDVDDQAELIEYKSVPGGKAYTEYSYRYRTGNVVMKKVMVNGMGHAWSGGSYAGTYTDPQGPEASLMIWQFFASHPKP from the coding sequence ATGAGGAAGAAAATCACCCGGTGGTGGTGCATCGCCGTTGTCACATTGTCGGTATGGGTACTGGGAACGATGATGATGGCTCCGTCCACACATGCGGCAGGTCAATTTCTCCGATACACGGCGGATGATGGGCGTATATACAAACTGTATGTACCATCCGGTTATACGGGAAGTGCACCATTTCCCCTCGTCGTGATGCTCCATGGGTGTACACAGGACCCGGACGGTTTCGCAGCGGGGACAGAAATGAACAGTTATGCCGAACAGTATCATTTCTTAGTTGCTTATCCGGAACAACCCGCTTCGGCCAATTCCAACAAATGCTGGAATTGGTTTGATTCGCGTCACCAGTTCAGGGGAACGGGAGAACCGGCTTCGATTGCCGGCATCGTCAACAAAGTGAAACGGGATTACGCTGTGGATGACCGCCGCATCTATGTGGCCGGTTTGTCGGCTGGAGCGGCGATGAGCGTCATTCTGGGAGCCGCTTATCCCGATGTATTTGCCGCCATCGGGGTCCATTCCGGTTTGGAATACCAGGCGGCCACCGACACAAACGCAGCTTGGATGGCTATGTTATACGGCGGCCCTGATCCCGTACAGCAGGGAACCAAGGCATATCAGGCGATGGGCGGACTTGCCAGAGTGGTTCCGACGATCGTGGTTCACGGAACGGCCGATTATACCGTATATTCAATCAATGGCCACCAAGTTCTTTCCCAATGGGCGCAAACCAATGATTGGGCAATGGATGGGTTGGATAACAACGATGTGGATGATCAAGCCGAATTGATTGAGTACAAATCAGTGCCGGGTGGTAAAGCCTACACGGAGTACTCGTACCGGTACCGGACCGGGAATGTGGTGATGAAAAAGGTGATGGTCAACGGGATGGGGCATGCGTGGTCGGGCGGAAGTTACGCAGGTACCTATACAGATCCACAGGGGCCGGAAGCAAGTTTGATGATATGGCAGTTTTTCGCTAGTCATCCCAAACCCTGA
- a CDS encoding enoyl-CoA hydratase, with product MILGNKRTAGKKWDDLGVGDRLEVTRTVADRDILLHLGVMDDANPMYLHSHDAEFGRLAVPPGLLAGWMTSLVSTRLPGPGSVIREQRLRFPRLLPHGAAVTLSLELTEKHAEKKMVTIKAMVRDEDGRPVVEGEFLVSPPRPAPSLLHHALDNF from the coding sequence ATGATTCTCGGGAACAAGCGAACCGCTGGGAAGAAATGGGACGATCTCGGTGTCGGAGATCGTTTGGAAGTCACCCGGACCGTTGCCGATCGTGACATCCTTCTGCATTTAGGCGTGATGGACGATGCCAATCCGATGTATTTGCATTCCCATGATGCGGAGTTTGGACGATTGGCCGTTCCGCCGGGTCTGTTGGCCGGATGGATGACATCATTGGTTTCCACTCGATTACCGGGACCCGGCAGTGTCATTCGGGAACAGCGGTTGCGTTTTCCCCGATTGTTGCCACACGGCGCTGCTGTCACCCTGTCCCTGGAACTGACGGAAAAGCATGCGGAGAAAAAAATGGTAACCATAAAGGCGATGGTGCGGGATGAAGACGGTCGCCCCGTCGTGGAAGGTGAGTTTCTCGTTTCCCCGCCCCGGCCCGCCCCGTCGTTGTTGCATCACGCGTTGGATAATTTTTGA
- a CDS encoding response regulator transcription factor, whose protein sequence is MDRQKRVLVVDDEPSIVKLVQFNLEKEGFSVDSAYDGTTALQKIEQDPPDLVVLDWMLPKMDGLDVCRKLRQQLKRHLPILMLTAKSDEFDKVLGLELGADDYMTKPFSPRELVARVKAILRRMEAVEQQGETVEQQPIKVGNLHIDPVGYEVRKGEQEVDLTPKEFELLVYMAKNRGRVLSREQLLNAVWNYDFVGDSRIVDVHVSHLRDKIEEDSRNPVFIKTVRGIGYKFEGPKEK, encoded by the coding sequence ATGGATCGCCAAAAGAGAGTGTTGGTTGTGGACGACGAACCGTCCATCGTGAAATTGGTGCAATTCAACCTGGAAAAAGAAGGATTTTCTGTGGACAGTGCCTATGACGGCACAACCGCGTTGCAAAAGATTGAACAGGATCCTCCGGATCTGGTGGTATTGGATTGGATGTTGCCCAAAATGGATGGTTTGGATGTATGCAGAAAACTGCGGCAACAACTGAAACGGCATCTCCCGATTTTGATGCTGACAGCCAAATCGGATGAGTTCGATAAAGTGCTCGGTCTGGAACTGGGTGCCGATGATTACATGACCAAGCCTTTCAGTCCCCGGGAGTTGGTGGCCCGCGTCAAGGCGATTTTACGACGGATGGAAGCGGTGGAGCAGCAGGGTGAAACCGTGGAACAGCAACCGATCAAGGTGGGAAACCTTCACATCGACCCGGTGGGATACGAAGTGCGCAAAGGCGAGCAGGAAGTGGATCTGACGCCGAAGGAGTTTGAACTGCTGGTTTATATGGCCAAAAATCGCGGACGTGTACTGTCACGCGAACAGCTGTTGAATGCTGTCTGGAATTACGACTTTGTGGGCGACTCCCGGATCGTGGACGTACATGTCAGCCATTTGCGCGACAAAATTGAGGAAGATTCGCGTAATCCGGTGTTTATCAAGACGGTACGGGGGATCGGGTACAAGTTTGAGGGTCCGAAGGAAAAATGA
- the pnpS gene encoding two-component system histidine kinase PnpS — translation MRTLRSRLTWMFLTLIGLSMLGTGLFVGLLLQATYLDSLTGRLNKEGTLLAQTLDWGKQDSFDVQAEAFGRTLSARVIILDRDGTVLGDSVRDKAGTRNLRHLPEVRQALKGTTPSNQFAQKRDNRLNTAIPVIRDGQILGAVWIQLDVTDVNRSIRQIWISMAGGLAVAYLLAALASSRFARDVTRPIEEITRVAEDIAHNKLYRSVAVYGEDEIGRLGESINRMARSLRSQMSAIRKSERRLTSVIETMESVLFLVDPSGSVSLANPAFERLFGVPVSDIQGKSIQHLPGPYELIQLITRCQETGERQRKELHFFYPEERIVEASLSPMGVEKDGRGVVAVLHDITAIRRLEKMRSEFVANVSHELKTPITSIVGFTETLLDGAMQDPNTCREFLEIILEEGNRLQRLVGDILDLSKIESKQIHLELETVPIGELIQSATKTMEDQFRAKQLTLEVQLPDPLFTVTVDRDRFRQILLNLLSNAMAYTPSGGKVTVRAERETESWRLQVADTGIGIPKEDLPRIFERFYRVDKARSRASGGTGLGLAIVKHLVEVHKGTIHVESQVGEGTTFTLTFPL, via the coding sequence ATGAGAACACTGCGCAGTCGTTTGACCTGGATGTTTTTGACTTTGATCGGTTTGTCCATGCTGGGAACGGGATTGTTTGTCGGGCTGCTGTTACAGGCCACCTATCTGGACTCGCTGACGGGACGCCTCAACAAAGAGGGGACCTTGTTGGCGCAGACGCTGGACTGGGGAAAACAGGATTCGTTTGATGTCCAGGCGGAAGCATTTGGTCGGACATTGTCGGCACGGGTGATCATTCTGGATCGCGACGGTACGGTATTGGGGGATTCCGTCAGGGACAAGGCGGGTACACGCAATCTCCGTCACCTGCCGGAGGTTCGACAGGCACTGAAGGGGACAACCCCTTCCAATCAATTCGCGCAAAAACGGGACAACCGGTTGAATACGGCCATCCCGGTGATTCGGGACGGTCAAATCTTGGGTGCGGTATGGATTCAATTGGATGTGACTGATGTCAATCGTTCCATCCGGCAAATATGGATTTCGATGGCGGGCGGATTGGCCGTCGCATACCTGTTGGCGGCTCTGGCCAGCTCGCGCTTCGCACGGGATGTGACCCGGCCGATCGAGGAGATTACCCGGGTGGCGGAGGATATTGCGCACAACAAGCTGTATCGCAGCGTGGCCGTTTACGGTGAGGATGAAATCGGTCGTCTGGGAGAATCGATCAATCGGATGGCGCGCAGCCTCCGCAGTCAGATGAGTGCGATCCGGAAGAGCGAACGTCGGTTAACCAGCGTCATCGAGACGATGGAAAGTGTGCTGTTTCTGGTCGATCCCAGTGGAAGCGTCAGTTTGGCCAATCCGGCATTTGAGCGGCTGTTCGGTGTTCCCGTTTCCGACATCCAGGGAAAATCGATTCAGCATCTGCCCGGCCCTTACGAGCTGATCCAACTGATCACCCGTTGCCAGGAAACGGGGGAACGCCAGCGAAAAGAGCTCCACTTTTTCTATCCTGAGGAACGGATTGTGGAAGCCAGTCTGTCGCCGATGGGTGTGGAAAAAGACGGCAGGGGTGTGGTGGCGGTGCTGCATGACATCACCGCCATTCGCAGGTTGGAAAAGATGCGGTCGGAGTTTGTGGCCAATGTTTCTCATGAACTGAAGACGCCCATCACTTCAATCGTTGGGTTTACGGAAACATTGCTGGACGGAGCGATGCAGGACCCCAACACCTGCCGCGAATTTTTGGAAATCATCCTGGAAGAGGGCAATCGTCTGCAGCGACTGGTGGGAGACATTCTGGATCTGTCGAAAATCGAGTCCAAGCAAATCCATCTGGAACTGGAAACCGTCCCGATCGGTGAGCTGATCCAATCCGCGACAAAAACGATGGAGGACCAATTCCGTGCCAAACAGTTGACATTGGAGGTGCAATTGCCGGACCCGCTGTTTACCGTGACCGTGGATCGGGACCGTTTCCGGCAAATACTGCTCAATTTGCTTTCCAACGCGATGGCGTATACGCCTTCCGGTGGAAAAGTGACCGTTCGAGCGGAACGGGAAACGGAGTCTTGGCGGTTGCAGGTGGCGGATACGGGAATCGGGATTCCCAAAGAGGATCTGCCGCGGATCTTTGAGCGTTTTTACCGTGTGGATAAAGCCCGGTCGAGAGCATCGGGCGGTACCGGGTTGGGGCTGGCCATCGTCAAACATCTGGTTGAGGTGCACAAAGGCACGATTCATGTGGAAAGCCAAGTGGGAGAGGGAACGACGTTTACGTTGACGTTTCCGTTGTAG
- a CDS encoding phosphate ABC transporter substrate-binding protein PstS family protein — MWKKTLATIGSMVLVLSLAVGCAKGNQQGGGAAGGQLTAVGSTAMQPLVEEAANQFMSENPGTQITVQGGGSGAGLSAALNGSADIGNSDLFAEEKQKDPTKLVDHKVFVVGMAPVVNPKVGIDNLTQQQLIDIFTGKIKNWKEVGGVDQKIVLVNRPENSGTRSTFVKYALNGANEYRGKDSIVQDSSGTVRKIVAETPGAIGYLAFSYFDKSIKPVKLDGVEPTNENVYTNKWKVWAYQHMYTNKDGKNKELEEKFINFILTPAVQQNLVEKMGYIPVTKMKVERDAQGNVKEKK; from the coding sequence ATGTGGAAGAAGACATTGGCCACCATCGGTTCGATGGTGTTGGTATTAAGCCTCGCCGTCGGCTGTGCCAAAGGAAATCAGCAAGGAGGCGGAGCGGCCGGCGGACAACTGACTGCCGTGGGTTCCACTGCGATGCAGCCGTTGGTGGAGGAAGCGGCGAACCAATTTATGTCGGAAAATCCGGGAACCCAAATCACGGTTCAGGGCGGCGGTAGCGGTGCCGGCTTGAGTGCTGCGCTCAACGGTTCCGCCGACATCGGCAACTCCGATCTGTTTGCCGAAGAAAAGCAAAAAGATCCGACCAAACTGGTGGATCATAAAGTGTTTGTCGTCGGAATGGCGCCGGTTGTCAACCCGAAAGTGGGAATCGACAATCTGACTCAACAACAGTTGATCGACATCTTCACCGGCAAAATCAAAAACTGGAAAGAAGTGGGTGGTGTTGATCAAAAAATTGTGTTGGTCAACCGTCCGGAAAACTCCGGCACCCGCTCGACGTTTGTCAAATATGCCCTGAATGGCGCAAATGAATACCGGGGCAAAGACAGCATCGTGCAAGACTCCTCGGGAACCGTGCGCAAGATCGTTGCGGAAACGCCGGGAGCGATCGGTTATCTCGCCTTCTCCTACTTCGACAAATCGATCAAGCCGGTCAAGTTGGATGGCGTGGAACCGACCAATGAAAACGTATATACCAATAAATGGAAAGTTTGGGCGTACCAGCATATGTACACCAACAAAGATGGCAAAAACAAAGAGCTTGAAGAAAAATTCATCAATTTCATTCTCACTCCGGCAGTGCAACAAAATTTGGTTGAAAAAATGGGTTACATCCCGGTGACCAAGATGAAAGTGGAACGGGATGCCCAAGGCAATGTCAAAGAAAAAAAATAA
- the pstC gene encoding phosphate ABC transporter permease subunit PstC, with product MENRATSQWATELLRPDKKQRRLELKGRLMTLVSAWVIILTLFSLLYFIASKGVSTFLFDGVPLSQFFSSEWAPTGTPPSFGTLPFIMGSFMVTVLAAVISAPLGVGAAIYMTEIAPSWGKKVLQPVIELLVGIPSVVYGFVGLTVIVPFLRDVTGGPGFSLLAGVLVLSVMILPTITSIAVDTLQSIPRSMREASYALGATRWQTISRVLVRTSLPGLMTGVVLGMARAFGEALAVQMVIGNADNMPTSLIQPINTLTSVITLHMGNTVPGTVYNDALWSMALILLLMTLVFIVLIRWMTRRGEAR from the coding sequence ATGGAGAACCGAGCGACGAGTCAATGGGCGACTGAATTGCTTCGACCCGACAAAAAACAGCGTCGATTGGAACTTAAGGGGCGCTTGATGACGTTGGTCAGTGCTTGGGTCATTATTCTCACGTTGTTCTCGCTGTTGTATTTCATTGCTTCCAAAGGGGTTTCTACATTCCTTTTTGACGGTGTCCCGCTGTCCCAGTTTTTCTCAAGCGAATGGGCGCCGACGGGGACCCCGCCCTCCTTCGGTACGCTGCCGTTTATCATGGGGTCGTTTATGGTGACGGTGTTGGCGGCGGTGATCAGTGCACCGCTGGGTGTCGGTGCGGCGATCTACATGACGGAAATCGCTCCCTCGTGGGGGAAAAAGGTGTTGCAACCGGTCATTGAGCTGTTGGTCGGCATCCCTTCGGTTGTTTACGGATTTGTCGGCTTGACGGTCATTGTGCCGTTTTTGCGGGATGTGACAGGAGGACCCGGATTCAGTCTTCTGGCCGGAGTGCTGGTGCTGTCGGTGATGATCCTGCCCACCATCACCAGCATAGCGGTGGACACCCTGCAATCGATTCCCCGTTCGATGCGGGAAGCCTCCTATGCGTTGGGGGCCACCCGTTGGCAAACCATCTCCCGTGTTTTGGTGCGGACGTCGTTGCCCGGCCTGATGACGGGGGTGGTGCTGGGAATGGCACGTGCGTTCGGGGAGGCATTGGCCGTTCAGATGGTGATCGGGAACGCCGATAATATGCCGACAAGCCTGATCCAACCGATCAACACCCTGACCAGCGTAATTACGTTGCATATGGGGAACACCGTTCCCGGAACGGTATACAACGACGCATTGTGGTCGATGGCCCTGATTCTGCTGTTGATGACGCTGGTCTTTATCGTGTTGATCCGTTGGATGACGAGAAGGGGAGAAGCGAGATGA
- the pstA gene encoding phosphate ABC transporter permease PstA, with protein sequence MNAKLADRIATVVFYVIALLIIGILAGLIGFILVRGLGVIDWHFLTSPPSTITAGGGVAPQLFNSLYLLVLTMLITIPLGLGGGIYLAEYAKPGKWTDILRLSIEVLSSLPSIVVGLFGFLVFVQYTGWGFSLAAGALALTVFNLPLMVRVVEQAIRSVPREQREASYALGVSKWQTITRVVLPAALPGILTGTILSAGRVFGEAAALMFTAGMSSPMMDFTDWDPTSLSSPLNPFRPASTLAVHIWKINSEAIIPDAKEVAAGASAVLVLAVLFFNLTARALGRWIHKRMTSGS encoded by the coding sequence ATGAATGCGAAACTGGCTGACCGGATTGCAACAGTGGTCTTTTATGTGATTGCCCTGTTGATTATCGGCATATTGGCAGGACTGATCGGTTTTATTTTGGTACGGGGCCTCGGCGTGATCGATTGGCACTTTCTGACTTCCCCGCCGTCAACGATTACTGCGGGCGGAGGAGTGGCGCCGCAGTTGTTTAACTCCTTGTATCTGTTGGTGTTGACGATGTTGATCACCATCCCGCTCGGCTTGGGAGGCGGCATTTATCTGGCGGAATACGCCAAACCCGGCAAATGGACGGACATCCTCCGGCTCAGCATCGAAGTGCTGTCCTCTCTGCCGTCGATCGTGGTGGGATTGTTCGGTTTTCTGGTGTTCGTGCAATATACCGGATGGGGTTTTTCGCTTGCGGCGGGTGCTTTGGCTTTGACGGTATTCAACCTGCCGCTGATGGTGCGGGTGGTGGAGCAAGCCATCCGTTCGGTTCCGCGTGAGCAACGGGAAGCGTCGTATGCGTTGGGCGTTTCCAAGTGGCAGACGATTACCCGAGTGGTGTTGCCCGCGGCGTTGCCCGGAATCTTGACCGGTACGATCTTGTCGGCGGGGCGTGTGTTCGGGGAAGCGGCAGCGCTGATGTTCACGGCCGGGATGAGTTCGCCGATGATGGACTTTACCGACTGGGACCCGACTTCCCTTTCCTCGCCGCTCAATCCGTTCCGTCCGGCATCAACGTTGGCGGTGCATATCTGGAAGATCAATTCGGAAGCCATTATCCCTGATGCCAAGGAAGTGGCCGCAGGTGCGTCAGCCGTGCTGGTATTGGCCGTGTTGTTTTTCAACCTGACGGCCCGTGCATTGGGACGTTGGATTCACAAACGGATGACATCCGGTTCTTGA